From Micrococcus porci, one genomic window encodes:
- a CDS encoding cation diffusion facilitator family transporter yields the protein MGAGHNHGPAASETGHPGDFRKKLWIAFSITATIVVAQAMGSVITGSLALLTDTAHAITDASGLLVALIAATLMLKPANSKRTWGFRRIEVIAALGQSALLLAVGTYAAIEGIRRLFEPPEVPASELLIFGIIGLVANIIAITILASSRGSNFNMRAAFLEVLNDALGSLGVIIAAIVIATTGFMQADAIAGLLIAALIVPRAFKLMRETTGVLMEFTPKGLDLDKVRSHILELDHVKDVHDLHASTVATGLPILTAHVVVEDECFTDGRAAQTLHEIKDCVAGHFEVSIHHSTFQIETEHIAEHEPEISKHD from the coding sequence ATGGGCGCAGGACACAATCACGGCCCCGCCGCCAGCGAGACCGGTCACCCCGGAGATTTCCGCAAGAAACTCTGGATCGCATTCTCGATCACCGCGACGATCGTCGTTGCCCAGGCCATGGGCTCGGTCATCACCGGCAGCCTCGCATTGCTGACCGACACCGCCCATGCCATTACCGATGCGTCCGGCCTGCTGGTCGCACTGATCGCCGCGACGCTGATGCTCAAGCCCGCCAACTCCAAGCGCACCTGGGGGTTCCGGCGTATTGAAGTGATCGCAGCCCTCGGACAGTCGGCACTGCTGCTGGCGGTGGGCACCTACGCCGCCATCGAAGGCATCCGGCGACTGTTCGAGCCGCCGGAGGTGCCCGCAAGCGAACTGCTGATATTCGGCATCATCGGCCTGGTCGCGAACATCATCGCCATCACCATCCTCGCCTCCAGCCGCGGCTCGAACTTCAACATGCGTGCCGCGTTCCTCGAAGTTCTCAATGATGCCCTCGGGTCGCTCGGAGTGATCATCGCGGCGATCGTCATCGCCACGACCGGGTTCATGCAGGCCGATGCCATCGCCGGACTGCTTATCGCCGCATTGATCGTGCCTCGCGCGTTCAAGCTCATGCGCGAGACCACTGGCGTCCTTATGGAGTTCACTCCCAAGGGCCTCGACCTCGACAAGGTGCGTTCGCACATCCTCGAACTTGACCATGTCAAAGATGTCCATGACCTGCACGCCTCCACTGTGGCGACCGGCCTGCCGATCCTGACCGCCCACGTCGTCGTCGAGGACGAGTGTTTCACCGACGGTCGTGCCGCGCAGACGCTCCACGAGATCAAAGATTGCGTCGCAGGACACTTCGAGGTCTCCATCCATCACTCGACCTTCCAGATCGAGACCGAGCACATTGCCGAACATGAACCGGAAATCAGCAAGCACGACTGA